A stretch of Henckelia pumila isolate YLH828 chromosome 4, ASM3356847v2, whole genome shotgun sequence DNA encodes these proteins:
- the LOC140866542 gene encoding uncharacterized protein isoform X1 yields MEKGANNSGGFCVSDKKSSFASDACLMKQQGTEPSFPSKNICMMGFHNPHHFSDCVGDDGGGGGRSTCGGGLGPSGGGANEVVANIYLNNVVSTSGGCAEKITSTSLQPFEVFPYCSTTRSKSSGGMAASVGFPFTFAQWKELERQAMIYKYMIASVPVPADLLFPLSRNFPDSSVTLAGGDGIYSARYCKKGDPEPGRCKRTDGKKWRCSRDVAPQQKYCERHLHRGRPRSRKPVEVKNNAETQKKARLEQTPLPTTVQASSDASQQFAAAYQPHLLYNPRSDLSGSTPSSKGNNRDMGLMMESGMATLGGNHLQLQHLMEAHIGVTNERSPIYDFHRDYPEQQLLNLLPYSNLSASEIEAPSRFIDAWSTDNLNGDHRNLSPSFNLSEDMNAENVMDQERRNVVTGRDVNDFDGHKAKDDSGNSSPVSWEPFARGGPLAEALQLGSVAIGESNPASPYRSIGTPATTISSPSGVNHRTLFSNSDSSVCNSPTLAAPPSEVAFHWLN; encoded by the exons ATGGAAAAAGGAGCTAATAATAGTGGTGGGTTTTGCGTTTCAGACAAGAAATCATCATTCGCCAGTGATGCTTGTTTGATGAAGCAGCAGGGTACCGAACCATCATTCCCATCCAAGAATATTTGCATGATGGGTTTTCACAATCCCCACCATTTTAGTGACTGTGTTGGTGATGATGGTGGCGGTGGAGGCCGTAGTACCTGTGGTGGAGGTTTGGGGCCCAGCGGCGGCGGAGCGAACGAGGTTGTTGCAAATATATACCTTAACAATGTCGTCTCGACTTCTGGTGGCTGTGCTGAAAAAATAACGAGTACGAGTTTGCAGCCTTTTGAAGTTTTTCCTTATTGTTCTACCACCCGCAGCAAAAGCTCAG GAGGGATGGCGGCGAGTGTGGGATTTCCTTTCACGTTTGCCCAGTGGAAAGAGCTTGAAAGACAAGCTATGatttataaatacatgataGCATCTGTGCCTGTGCCTGCTGATCTTCTCTTCCCCCTTTCAAGAAATTTTCCCGACTCTTCTGTGACAT TGGCTGGTGGTGATGGTATATACAGTGCCAGATATTGTAAAAAAGGAGATCCAGAACCTGGGAGGTGTAAGAGAACGGATGGCAAGAAATGGAGGTGTTCAAGGGATGTGGCGCCCCAGCAGAAGTACTGTGAACGCCACCTTCACAGAGGCCGTCCCCGTTCAAGAAAGCCTGTGGAAGTTAAAAACAATGCTGAAACTCAAAAGAAAGCACGTCTTGAACAAACCCCACTTCCCACCACAGTTCAAGCCAGTAGTGATGCTTCTCAACAGTTTGCTGCTGCGTATCAGCCCCATTTGTTGTACAATCCTAGGAGTGATCTCAGTGGATCAACTCCTTCCTCTAAAGGAAACAATAG GGATATGGGCTTGATGATGGAAAGTGGCATGGCTACATTGGGAGGAAATCACCTCCAATTACAACATTTGATGGAAGCACACATTGGAGTAACAAATGAAAGATCCCCCATTTATGATTTCCATCGAGATTATCCAGAGCAGCAGCTATTGAACTTGCTCCCTTATTCGAATTTATCCGCCTCAGAAATCGAGGCCCCCTCAAGATTCATTGATGCTTGGTCCACTGATAATCTAAACGGGGATCATAGAAACCTTTCCCCTTCATTTAACTTATCTGAGGATATGAATGCTGAAAATGTAATGGATCAAGAAAGGAGAAATGTAGTAACCGGGAGAGATGTGAATGATTTTGATGGTCACAAAGCCAAGGATGATTCGGGGAATTCAAGCCCTGTTTCTTGGGAGCCATTTGCCCGTGGAGGGCCGCTTGCCGAGGCCTTGCAACTCGGTTCGGTTGCGATAGGGGAGTCGAACCCGGCCTCCCCTTATCGTTCGATCGGCACCCCGGCCACTACCATTTCTTCACCTTCCGGAGTTAATCACAGAACATTGTTTTCTAACTCGGATAGCAGTGTCTGCAATAGCCCAACACTTGCAGCTCCCCCTTCAGAAGTTGCATTCCATTGGCTTAATTAG
- the LOC140866542 gene encoding uncharacterized protein isoform X2: MKQQGTEPSFPSKNICMMGFHNPHHFSDCVGDDGGGGGRSTCGGGLGPSGGGANEVVANIYLNNVVSTSGGCAEKITSTSLQPFEVFPYCSTTRSKSSGGMAASVGFPFTFAQWKELERQAMIYKYMIASVPVPADLLFPLSRNFPDSSVTLAGGDGIYSARYCKKGDPEPGRCKRTDGKKWRCSRDVAPQQKYCERHLHRGRPRSRKPVEVKNNAETQKKARLEQTPLPTTVQASSDASQQFAAAYQPHLLYNPRSDLSGSTPSSKGNNRDMGLMMESGMATLGGNHLQLQHLMEAHIGVTNERSPIYDFHRDYPEQQLLNLLPYSNLSASEIEAPSRFIDAWSTDNLNGDHRNLSPSFNLSEDMNAENVMDQERRNVVTGRDVNDFDGHKAKDDSGNSSPVSWEPFARGGPLAEALQLGSVAIGESNPASPYRSIGTPATTISSPSGVNHRTLFSNSDSSVCNSPTLAAPPSEVAFHWLN, translated from the exons ATGAAGCAGCAGGGTACCGAACCATCATTCCCATCCAAGAATATTTGCATGATGGGTTTTCACAATCCCCACCATTTTAGTGACTGTGTTGGTGATGATGGTGGCGGTGGAGGCCGTAGTACCTGTGGTGGAGGTTTGGGGCCCAGCGGCGGCGGAGCGAACGAGGTTGTTGCAAATATATACCTTAACAATGTCGTCTCGACTTCTGGTGGCTGTGCTGAAAAAATAACGAGTACGAGTTTGCAGCCTTTTGAAGTTTTTCCTTATTGTTCTACCACCCGCAGCAAAAGCTCAG GAGGGATGGCGGCGAGTGTGGGATTTCCTTTCACGTTTGCCCAGTGGAAAGAGCTTGAAAGACAAGCTATGatttataaatacatgataGCATCTGTGCCTGTGCCTGCTGATCTTCTCTTCCCCCTTTCAAGAAATTTTCCCGACTCTTCTGTGACAT TGGCTGGTGGTGATGGTATATACAGTGCCAGATATTGTAAAAAAGGAGATCCAGAACCTGGGAGGTGTAAGAGAACGGATGGCAAGAAATGGAGGTGTTCAAGGGATGTGGCGCCCCAGCAGAAGTACTGTGAACGCCACCTTCACAGAGGCCGTCCCCGTTCAAGAAAGCCTGTGGAAGTTAAAAACAATGCTGAAACTCAAAAGAAAGCACGTCTTGAACAAACCCCACTTCCCACCACAGTTCAAGCCAGTAGTGATGCTTCTCAACAGTTTGCTGCTGCGTATCAGCCCCATTTGTTGTACAATCCTAGGAGTGATCTCAGTGGATCAACTCCTTCCTCTAAAGGAAACAATAG GGATATGGGCTTGATGATGGAAAGTGGCATGGCTACATTGGGAGGAAATCACCTCCAATTACAACATTTGATGGAAGCACACATTGGAGTAACAAATGAAAGATCCCCCATTTATGATTTCCATCGAGATTATCCAGAGCAGCAGCTATTGAACTTGCTCCCTTATTCGAATTTATCCGCCTCAGAAATCGAGGCCCCCTCAAGATTCATTGATGCTTGGTCCACTGATAATCTAAACGGGGATCATAGAAACCTTTCCCCTTCATTTAACTTATCTGAGGATATGAATGCTGAAAATGTAATGGATCAAGAAAGGAGAAATGTAGTAACCGGGAGAGATGTGAATGATTTTGATGGTCACAAAGCCAAGGATGATTCGGGGAATTCAAGCCCTGTTTCTTGGGAGCCATTTGCCCGTGGAGGGCCGCTTGCCGAGGCCTTGCAACTCGGTTCGGTTGCGATAGGGGAGTCGAACCCGGCCTCCCCTTATCGTTCGATCGGCACCCCGGCCACTACCATTTCTTCACCTTCCGGAGTTAATCACAGAACATTGTTTTCTAACTCGGATAGCAGTGTCTGCAATAGCCCAACACTTGCAGCTCCCCCTTCAGAAGTTGCATTCCATTGGCTTAATTAG